A genomic segment from Triticum dicoccoides isolate Atlit2015 ecotype Zavitan chromosome 1A, WEW_v2.0, whole genome shotgun sequence encodes:
- the LOC119291619 gene encoding photosystem I reaction center subunit VI, chloroplastic has translation MASLVAVQPVAVRGLAGSSISGRKLAVRPASAAVSRSTRRARGAAVVAKYGEKSVYFDLDDIANTTGQWDLYGSDAASPYNGLQSKFFNTFAAPFTKRGLLLKVLLLGGGSLLAYVSATASPDLLPIKKGPQLPPTPGPRGKI, from the exons ATGGCGTCGCTCGTCGCCGTCCAGCCGGTCGCCGTGCGGGGCCTGGCCGGCAGCTCCATCTCCGGCCGCAAGCTCGCCGTCcggcccgcctccgccgccgtctcccgCTCCACCCGCAG GGCtcgcggggcggcggtggtggccaAGTACGGGGAGAAGAGCGTCTACTTCGACCTGGACGACATCGCCAACACGACGGGGCAGTGGGACCTGTACGGCAGCGACGCGGCGTCGCCCTACAACGGCCTGCAGAGCAAGTTCTTCAACACCTTCGCCGCGCCCTTCACCAAGCGAGGGCTGCTGCTCAAGGTCCTGCTGCTCGGCGGCGGCTCCCTGCTCGCCTACGTCAGCGCCACCGCCTCCCCCGACCTGCTCCCCATCAAGAAGGGGCCCCAGCTGCCCCCCACCCCGGGGCCACGTGGCAAGATCTAA